Within the Kluyveromyces lactis strain NRRL Y-1140 chromosome A complete sequence genome, the region TTACGACGTTACCGTTGTGTCCCCTCAAAACTATTTCTTATTCACTCCGCTTTTACCATCTGCTGCTACAGGTACGTTAGAAGTGAAGTCTTTGATGGCTTCGATCCGTAAGATCGTTAACGACGTCAATGGTCATTATTTGGAAGCGTATGCTGAAAAGGTGGAATTTGAtgagaaattgatcaaGGTATCCCAAATTAATACCAAGACCGGTGCCAAGGATTCCTTTTATTTGCCTTACGATAAATTGGTCATTGCTGTTGGATCCACTTCAAACACCCACGGTGTCGAAGGTTTGCAATATTGTTCTCGTTTGAAAACTGCAGAAGATGCTATCACtctaagaaagaaaattaaaACGTTACTGGAAAGAGCTTGTTTACCTACCACGTCTGATGAAGAGCGCCGTAGGTTGTTAAGTTTCGTCGTTTGTGGTGGTGGCCCCACCGGTGTTGAGTTTGCCGCAGAAGTTTTCGATTTGTTGAATGAAGATCTACCAAGTATGTACCCTCGTATCCTAAGGCAACAATTATCCGTCCACGTCATCCAATCAAGATCCAACATCTTGAACACTTACGATGAAAAAATCTCCGAGTATGCAACACAAAGGTTCAGAAAGGAAACTATCGATGTCTTGACCAATTCTCGTGTTGAACGTATCTTACCTGATCGTGTCATCTTCAAACAGAAAGATGATAAGACTGGAGAagttgaattgaaggaaatccCATTCGGAATCTGTTTATGGTCTACTGGTGTCTCCCAGAACCCATTGACGAAACAAGTGGTGCATTCTTTGGCTCATTCccaaagaaacaaaaggGCCATTGAAACTGACTCGTACTTAAGAGTTATCGGTGCCCCTACTGAAGATGTTTATGCTATCGGTGATTGTTCTACCGTGAGAACAGATTTGGCCGACCATACTGCCGATTATATCAGAAGATTCATCGTTAACAGACATTTGTCTCTGACAAGAAGTAACGAGATCATTACcgatgaagatatcaagCATTTATCCCTTTCTTACAACGAAATTATCGATATTGCAAAGCAAGTGGCTCGTAGACATCCACAGACTAGAGAACATTTGATCCATTTGGAAGACGATCTACCGAAATATGATGTTAACAAGTCGGGtcaattgaattttgatcaaatctCTACCTTGTTACGTGAAGTTGAGACTAAGGTTACCTCTTTACCAGCAACAGCTCAAAGAGCTCATCAACAAGGTAAATACTTGGGTAAGAAATTGACTAAGGTTGCTAGATCTGCCAATAAGGACAGCATCCAAGGAATCCACGAAAAGGGTATCGATGAAAAGGTTTATAGACCTTTCAGATACGTCCATCTAGGTTCCTTAGCCTACATCGGTAACTCTGCCGTGTTTGACTTGCCTGGTTACTCTTTCGTTGGTGGTTTGATTGCTATGTATTTGTGGAGATCCATTTACTTTGCCCAAACCGTTTCTTGGAGAACAAGAGTCCTTTTATTCATGGATTGGTTGAAGAGAGGTATGTTTGGTAGAGATATTCTCAGTGAATGATTAATGCGTTACATTCAATGAGCCCACTGATGTATTAAACTAATACTTGTAAAACCCCCAATGAAGGAATCATCCAGAGAAGTGGAATAAAAGTTAAAAGctaccaaaaaaaaaaaaaaaaaaacaagagaaaaataaaagatgaaatatcaagaaagagcCAGAGTTACTGGAATTCAATCCCATCTCAACTCCAACTActattgaaaactttaatCCC harbors:
- a CDS encoding uncharacterized protein (similar to uniprot|P32340 Saccharomyces cerevisiae YML120C NDI1 NADH:ubiquinone oxidoreductase transfers electrons from NADH to ubiquinone in the respiratory chain but does not pump protons in contrast to the higher eukaryotic multisubunit respiratory complex I which is absent in S. cerevisiae), which encodes MFATGISKGLIGVALPIRSIHGSMRGPIQTVNKLPLRAVCLASFKPSVRNFHVSSCLRSEIEQEKSTPPVGLVKTSGFTSKLGKLVKWSIFTAGIVASGVGAIIIGFFIYDSTTYKSCGTAVEIKVPKLALNPELGGPENLPILRETLDAYDSEMKELTSYKPKLVVLGSGWASVGLLKNLNPGDYDVTVVSPQNYFLFTPLLPSAATGTLEVKSLMASIRKIVNDVNGHYLEAYAEKVEFDEKLIKVSQINTKTGAKDSFYLPYDKLVIAVGSTSNTHGVEGLQYCSRLKTAEDAITLRKKIKTLLERACLPTTSDEERRRLLSFVVCGGGPTGVEFAAEVFDLLNEDLPSMYPRILRQQLSVHVIQSRSNILNTYDEKISEYATQRFRKETIDVLTNSRVERILPDRVIFKQKDDKTGEVELKEIPFGICLWSTGVSQNPLTKQVVHSLAHSQRNKRAIETDSYLRVIGAPTEDVYAIGDCSTVRTDLADHTADYIRRFIVNRHLSLTRSNEIITDEDIKHLSLSYNEIIDIAKQVARRHPQTREHLIHLEDDLPKYDVNKSGQLNFDQISTLLREVETKVTSLPATAQRAHQQGKYLGKKLTKVARSANKDSIQGIHEKGIDEKVYRPFRYVHLGSLAYIGNSAVFDLPGYSFVGGLIAMYLWRSIYFAQTVSWRTRVLLFMDWLKRGMFGRDILSE